CCCTTCTTTGCAAATGAATGTGGGCCCGTACTGACAGTGGCCGCAGAATCCGATGGCACACTTCATATTGCGTTCCATCGACACGTACATCTGTTCCTGCGGAACGCCGCGCCGTTCAAGCTCGTCGATCGTGTATTTCATCATGATCTCCGGCCCACAGACGTACGCGATGGTCTCGCGCGCGTCCAGCTTGATGTATTGAAAGAGCGACGTCACCACCCCGATGTGCCCCTTCCACGAGGAATCGCCCCGATCCACCGTCACGAGCACTTCCACTTCGAAATCATTCGCCCACCGCTCGAGTTCCACGCGGTACAGCAGGTCCAGAGGGCTCCTTCCTCCGTACAGAACGATGATGCGGCCGTAGGCGCTCCTGTTCTTGAGCATGCTGTAGATCACCGGACGGAGCGGCGCAAGGCCGATGCCGCCGGAAGCAATGCACACATCCTTCCCCTTCGCAACCTCGATCGGCCAGGAGGAGCCGAACGGCCCCCGGATCCCGATCAGGTCCCCACGTTTCTTCTGCGCAAGTGCTGAGGTCACCAACCCGACCCGGTGGATGGTGTGGTCGAGCGTTCCCGGACGCGCAGGATCGGAGCTGATCGAGACCGCGGCCTCGCCCGTACCGAACACATACACCATATTGAATTGCCCCGGCAGGAACGCATATCCCCCTCCGATCCCATCCAGGTCCAGCGTGAGCGTGAATGTGTCGTCATTCTCCCAGATGATCTTGCGTATCACGACCGGCTGCGTGGTCATGGGGTCGCCGATCATCTCCGGTTGCGTGTGCACCTTTCGTGTCATCGGGCAACCCCGCCGGTCGTGTCGTAGAGATCGATCAGCTGCAGGCGTGTCGCATCGAGCCTTCGTTCCATCACCTG
Above is a window of Ignavibacteriota bacterium DNA encoding:
- a CDS encoding FAD/NAD(P)-binding protein → MIGDPMTTQPVVIRKIIWENDDTFTLTLDLDGIGGGYAFLPGQFNMVYVFGTGEAAVSISSDPARPGTLDHTIHRVGLVTSALAQKKRGDLIGIRGPFGSSWPIEVAKGKDVCIASGGIGLAPLRPVIYSMLKNRSAYGRIIVLYGGRSPLDLLYRVELERWANDFEVEVLVTVDRGDSSWKGHIGVVTSLFQYIKLDARETIAYVCGPEIMMKYTIDELERRGVPQEQMYVSMERNMKCAIGFCGHCQYGPTFICKEGPVYPVPRVRPLLDRKEL